The following are encoded together in the Kribbella sp. CA-293567 genome:
- a CDS encoding M16 family metallopeptidase: protein MTRAITSTLLSSEAGGPVKRTVLPSGLRVLSQSVPGFRSVTFGVWVGVGSRDEPVHLSGATHFLEHLLFKGTERRDALEISASLDAVGGEMNAFTGKEYTCYYARVLDSDLPLAVDVICDMITSATLTEEDIESERDVIDEEIAMHADETSDHIHDLFAEQLWGETPLGRSITGTPESVAGLTPRQVRGWYKRRYLPKNIVVSVAGNVEHSDVVRLVRKAFERHWVSEEATPSPVRRGSARRVPTYGGVEVHHRDVEQAHLVLGMPGLVRNDERRYTAGVLHGIVGGGMSSRLFQEVREKRGLAYSVFTFGAAYADSGMVGVYAGCLPKKAPEVLEVVRAELANIADGTITPDELLRGKGQMRGSVVMGMEDTGAKMTRIAKAELVYGELPTVDQILQRIDDVTLDDVRELAAELYAGDQTLTVMGPFDDKSTFTV from the coding sequence GTGACACGTGCCATCACCAGCACCCTGCTGAGCTCGGAGGCAGGCGGTCCGGTCAAACGGACCGTCCTGCCCTCCGGGCTCCGCGTGCTTTCCCAGTCCGTACCGGGCTTCCGCTCGGTCACTTTCGGCGTGTGGGTCGGCGTCGGTTCCCGCGACGAGCCGGTCCACCTGTCCGGCGCGACGCACTTCCTCGAACACCTGCTGTTCAAGGGCACCGAGCGCCGGGACGCACTGGAGATCTCGGCGTCCCTGGACGCCGTCGGTGGCGAGATGAACGCGTTCACCGGCAAGGAGTACACCTGCTACTACGCCCGGGTGCTCGACTCCGACCTTCCGCTGGCCGTCGACGTGATCTGCGACATGATCACCTCGGCGACGCTGACCGAGGAGGACATCGAGAGCGAGCGGGACGTGATCGACGAAGAGATCGCGATGCACGCCGACGAGACGTCGGACCACATCCACGACCTGTTCGCCGAGCAGCTCTGGGGTGAGACCCCGCTCGGCCGCTCGATCACCGGTACGCCGGAGTCGGTGGCCGGCCTGACGCCCCGCCAGGTCCGTGGCTGGTACAAACGACGTTACCTGCCGAAGAACATCGTCGTCTCGGTGGCCGGCAACGTCGAGCACTCCGACGTGGTTCGCCTGGTGCGCAAGGCTTTCGAGCGGCACTGGGTCAGCGAGGAGGCAACGCCGTCACCGGTACGCCGGGGGTCGGCGCGCCGCGTTCCGACGTACGGGGGAGTGGAGGTTCACCACCGCGACGTCGAGCAGGCGCATCTCGTGCTCGGCATGCCGGGGCTGGTGCGCAACGACGAGCGCCGTTACACCGCCGGCGTACTGCACGGCATCGTCGGTGGCGGCATGTCCTCGCGGCTGTTCCAGGAAGTGCGCGAGAAGCGCGGCCTGGCCTACTCCGTCTTCACCTTCGGCGCGGCGTACGCGGACTCCGGCATGGTCGGCGTCTACGCCGGCTGCCTGCCGAAGAAGGCGCCTGAGGTCCTCGAGGTGGTGCGCGCCGAACTGGCGAACATCGCCGACGGCACCATCACGCCGGACGAACTGCTCCGCGGCAAGGGACAGATGCGCGGCTCGGTCGTGATGGGGATGGAGGACACCGGCGCCAAGATGACCCGGATCGCCAAGGCGGAACTCGTCTACGGCGAGCTCCCCACCGTCGACCAGATCCTGCAGCGCATCGACGACGTCACCCTCGACGACGTCCGCGAACTGGCCGCCGAGCTCTACGCCGGCGACCAGACGCTGACCGTGATGGGCCCCTTCGACGACAAGTCGACCTTCACCGTCTGA
- a CDS encoding polyribonucleotide nucleotidyltransferase — protein MEGAEFAEAVIDNGSFGTRTIRFETGRLAQQAAGSAAAYLDGDTMVLSATTASKKPKDQFDFFPLTVDVEERMYAAGRIPGSFFRREGRPSEEAILTCRLIDRPLRPSFVSGLRNEIQVVITVLALNPDKLYDVLAINAASMSTQIAGLPFSGPLGAVRVALIDGQWVAFPTHTEIETAVFDMVVAGRVTDAGDVAIMMVEAESTAGTFDMVAAGKQAPTEEVVAEGLEAAKGFIKTLVDAQSELAAKASKPTGEFPLFPDYADDAFAAVESAATEELTQALTITGKHDREEATDAVKAAVVTKLAETFEGREKELSAAFRSLTKKLVRNRVLTEKVRMDGRGLADIRPLKAQVKVLPRVHGSAIFERGETQIMGVTTLNMLRMEQQLDTLSPETRKRYMHNYNFPPYSTGETGRVGSPKRREIGHGALAERALVPVLPSREDFPYALRQVSEALGSNGSTSMGSVCASTLSLLSAGVPLKAPVAGIAMGLISGEVDGKLEYVALTDILGAEDAFGDMDFKVAGTKDFVTALQLDTKLDGIPASVLAGALTQAKEARLTILDVMAKAIDAPGEMSEFAPRVISVKVPVDKIGEVIGPKGKMINQITDETGADISIEDDGTVYIGATDGPSADAARAMINAIANPTMPEKGERYLGTVVKTTNFGAFISLLPGKDGLLHISKLRGLAGGKRVEAVEDILSVGQKLQVEIAEIDDRGKLSLIPVLDEDAAAASDDAAKADDAEVAPAE, from the coding sequence ATGGAGGGCGCAGAGTTCGCTGAAGCCGTCATCGACAACGGCAGCTTCGGCACCCGCACCATCCGCTTCGAGACGGGCCGTCTGGCCCAGCAGGCCGCCGGCTCCGCCGCCGCCTACCTCGACGGCGACACGATGGTGCTCTCGGCCACCACGGCCAGCAAGAAGCCCAAGGACCAGTTCGACTTCTTCCCGTTGACGGTGGACGTCGAGGAGCGGATGTACGCCGCCGGCCGGATCCCGGGCTCGTTCTTCCGTCGCGAGGGCCGTCCCTCCGAGGAGGCCATCCTGACCTGCCGGCTGATCGACCGCCCGCTGCGGCCGTCGTTCGTCTCCGGCCTGCGCAACGAGATCCAGGTCGTCATCACGGTCCTGGCGCTCAACCCGGACAAGCTGTACGACGTGCTCGCGATCAACGCCGCGTCGATGTCCACCCAGATCGCCGGCCTGCCGTTCTCCGGCCCGCTCGGTGCCGTCCGCGTCGCCCTGATCGACGGCCAGTGGGTCGCGTTCCCGACCCACACCGAGATCGAGACGGCCGTCTTCGACATGGTCGTGGCCGGTCGCGTCACCGACGCCGGTGACGTCGCCATCATGATGGTCGAGGCCGAGTCCACCGCGGGCACCTTCGACATGGTTGCCGCTGGCAAGCAGGCGCCGACCGAAGAGGTCGTTGCCGAGGGCCTCGAGGCGGCCAAGGGCTTCATCAAGACCCTGGTCGACGCGCAGTCCGAGCTGGCCGCCAAGGCGTCCAAGCCGACCGGTGAGTTCCCGCTGTTCCCGGACTACGCCGACGACGCCTTCGCCGCCGTCGAGTCCGCTGCCACCGAGGAGCTGACCCAGGCCCTCACGATCACCGGCAAGCACGACCGCGAGGAGGCCACCGACGCCGTCAAGGCCGCCGTGGTGACCAAGCTGGCCGAGACCTTCGAGGGTCGCGAGAAGGAGCTGTCCGCAGCCTTCCGCTCGCTCACCAAGAAGCTCGTCCGCAACCGCGTGCTGACCGAGAAGGTCCGGATGGACGGCCGCGGTCTGGCCGACATCCGTCCGCTCAAGGCGCAGGTCAAGGTGCTGCCGCGGGTGCACGGTTCGGCCATCTTCGAGCGCGGCGAGACCCAGATCATGGGTGTCACCACGCTGAACATGCTCCGGATGGAGCAGCAGCTCGACACGCTCTCCCCGGAGACGCGCAAGCGCTACATGCACAACTACAACTTCCCGCCGTACTCGACCGGTGAGACCGGCCGGGTCGGTTCGCCGAAGCGTCGCGAGATCGGCCACGGCGCCCTCGCCGAGCGCGCCCTGGTGCCGGTGCTGCCGTCGCGGGAGGACTTCCCGTACGCGCTGCGTCAGGTCTCCGAGGCGCTCGGCTCCAACGGCTCCACCTCGATGGGTTCGGTCTGCGCCTCGACGCTGTCCCTGCTCTCGGCCGGTGTGCCGCTGAAGGCTCCCGTCGCCGGTATCGCGATGGGCCTGATCTCCGGTGAGGTCGACGGCAAGCTCGAGTACGTCGCGCTGACCGACATCCTCGGCGCCGAGGACGCGTTCGGCGACATGGACTTCAAGGTCGCCGGTACCAAGGACTTCGTCACGGCTCTGCAGCTGGACACGAAGCTCGACGGCATCCCGGCCAGCGTGCTGGCCGGCGCGCTGACCCAGGCCAAGGAAGCCCGCCTGACCATCCTCGACGTGATGGCCAAGGCCATCGACGCCCCGGGTGAGATGAGCGAGTTCGCGCCGCGGGTCATCTCGGTGAAGGTCCCGGTGGACAAGATCGGAGAGGTCATCGGCCCGAAGGGCAAGATGATCAACCAGATCACCGACGAGACCGGTGCCGACATCTCCATCGAGGACGACGGCACGGTGTACATCGGTGCGACGGACGGCCCCTCGGCCGACGCGGCGCGCGCGATGATCAACGCGATCGCCAACCCGACCATGCCGGAGAAGGGCGAGCGCTACCTGGGAACGGTCGTCAAGACGACCAACTTCGGTGCGTTCATCTCCCTGCTCCCCGGCAAGGACGGTCTGCTGCACATCTCGAAGCTGCGCGGCCTGGCCGGTGGCAAGCGGGTCGAGGCCGTCGAGGACATCCTGTCCGTCGGCCAGAAGCTCCAGGTCGAGATCGCCGAGATCGACGACCGCGGCAAGCTGTCGCTGATCCCCGTCCTGGACGAGGACGCCGCCGCGGCCTCCGACGACGCGGCGAAGGCTGACGACGCAGAGGTCGCTCCCGCCGAGTGA
- the rpsO gene encoding 30S ribosomal protein S15: MSSANPEAKKKIIGEYALTEGDTGSPEVQVALLTHRIADLTEHLKEHKHDHHSRRGLLLLVGQRRRLLNYLSKKDINRYRSLIERLGLRR; this comes from the coding sequence GTGTCGTCAGCCAATCCTGAGGCGAAGAAGAAGATCATCGGCGAGTACGCCCTGACCGAGGGCGACACCGGTTCCCCCGAGGTCCAGGTCGCGCTCCTCACGCACCGTATCGCCGACCTGACCGAGCACCTGAAGGAGCACAAGCACGACCACCACAGCCGTCGTGGTCTGCTCCTCCTGGTCGGCCAGCGTCGCCGGCTGCTGAACTACCTGTCGAAGAAGGACATCAACCGCTACCGGTCCCTGATCGAGCGGCTCGGCCTTCGCCGATGA
- a CDS encoding bifunctional riboflavin kinase/FAD synthetase, translating to MHVWHGLGEVDPEYGPSVVTIGNFDGVHRGHQEVLRHARARAAELGGLPVVAMTFDPHPMSVLRPGHAPATISEPGRRAELLGAAGADAVLILPFDRDVASWSPEEFIAKVLVGTLHAKAVVVGENFRFGHKAAGHVDTLVAAGAAAGFQVEGLSLAGDAQPWSSTYIRELIADGDVEGAAEALGRPLRVTGVVIEGDKRGREMGYPTANIPAVPGAAVPLDGVYAGWLTVLEPAPGGPRYAEPLPAAISVGSNPTFDGVDRRVESYVLDRDDLELYGARIAVDFVSRLRGTQIRFDTIDDLLVQMKLDVDQARRLLIG from the coding sequence ATGCATGTCTGGCACGGTTTGGGCGAGGTGGACCCCGAGTACGGGCCGTCGGTCGTCACCATCGGCAACTTCGACGGCGTGCACCGCGGTCACCAGGAGGTACTGCGGCACGCCCGGGCGCGGGCCGCCGAACTGGGCGGCCTGCCGGTGGTCGCGATGACGTTCGACCCGCACCCGATGTCCGTACTGCGTCCCGGGCACGCCCCCGCGACGATCAGCGAGCCCGGCCGCCGCGCCGAACTGCTCGGTGCGGCCGGCGCGGACGCGGTGCTGATCCTGCCGTTCGACCGCGACGTCGCATCCTGGTCGCCGGAGGAGTTCATCGCGAAGGTGCTGGTCGGCACGCTGCACGCCAAGGCGGTCGTGGTGGGGGAGAACTTCCGCTTCGGCCACAAGGCTGCCGGGCACGTCGACACGCTCGTCGCCGCGGGTGCGGCCGCCGGGTTCCAGGTAGAAGGGCTGAGCCTGGCGGGCGACGCGCAGCCGTGGTCGTCGACGTACATCCGCGAACTCATCGCCGACGGCGACGTCGAAGGCGCCGCCGAGGCGCTCGGCCGGCCGCTGAGGGTCACCGGTGTCGTCATCGAGGGCGACAAGCGCGGCCGGGAGATGGGCTATCCGACGGCGAACATCCCTGCGGTGCCAGGCGCCGCGGTCCCGCTCGACGGGGTGTACGCCGGCTGGCTGACCGTCCTCGAGCCGGCGCCGGGCGGCCCGCGGTACGCCGAACCGCTGCCCGCCGCGATCAGCGTCGGCAGCAACCCGACCTTCGACGGCGTCGACCGCCGGGTGGAGTCGTACGTGCTGGACCGCGACGACCTGGAGCTGTACGGCGCCCGCATCGCGGTCGACTTCGTCAGCCGGCTGCGGGGCACCCAGATCCGCTTCGACACCATCGACGACCTGCTGGTCCAGATGAAGCTCGACGTCGACCAGGCACGCCGGCTGCTCATCGGGTGA
- a CDS encoding SGNH/GDSL hydrolase family protein produces the protein MSITSTAQAAAPAFAPVSFSRYVALGDSYTSAPLVPLPELLSLGCLRSGSNYPKQVAALLRVTSFTDVSCGGADTTNMTQPQSTPLGTFPPQFNALRPDTDLVTVGIGGNDFGVFGDITGTCPGLRAADPAGSPCKTHFTVNGKDSLAEKIVQTQARITEVVKGIKLRSPRATVVLVGYPKIAPEKGVCPSILPFSDGDYAYLYSVEQKLNQAVEGAAKAGGAIYVDTFGPSTGHDACAPDGQAWIQGKDINLLRALNYHPRYEGQAGVASLTYKKLTGAPATVTPAEQARWAAEARSLGRQAAKTRSNPAVEAHLDRLRTGAQR, from the coding sequence ATGTCCATCACGAGCACCGCTCAGGCTGCCGCCCCGGCCTTCGCGCCAGTTTCCTTCTCCCGGTACGTCGCCCTCGGCGACTCCTACACGTCGGCGCCCCTGGTGCCGCTGCCCGAACTGCTGTCGCTCGGCTGCCTGCGATCGGGCAGCAACTACCCCAAGCAGGTCGCCGCGCTGCTGCGGGTGACCTCGTTCACCGATGTCAGCTGCGGTGGCGCGGACACGACCAACATGACCCAGCCCCAGAGCACCCCGCTCGGCACCTTCCCGCCGCAGTTCAACGCGCTGAGGCCGGACACGGACCTGGTCACCGTCGGGATAGGTGGCAACGATTTCGGGGTCTTCGGCGACATCACCGGCACCTGCCCCGGTCTGCGGGCCGCGGATCCGGCCGGATCGCCGTGCAAGACGCACTTCACGGTGAACGGCAAGGACAGCCTGGCGGAGAAGATCGTCCAGACGCAGGCCCGGATCACCGAGGTGGTGAAGGGGATCAAGCTGCGGTCGCCGCGAGCGACCGTCGTCCTGGTCGGCTATCCGAAGATCGCGCCGGAGAAGGGCGTCTGCCCCTCGATCCTGCCGTTCTCGGACGGTGACTACGCCTATCTGTACTCGGTGGAGCAGAAGCTCAACCAGGCAGTGGAGGGCGCGGCCAAGGCAGGCGGGGCGATCTATGTGGACACCTTCGGGCCGTCGACCGGGCACGATGCCTGCGCTCCGGACGGGCAGGCGTGGATCCAGGGCAAGGACATCAACCTGCTCCGGGCGCTGAACTACCACCCTCGCTACGAGGGGCAGGCCGGAGTGGCGTCGCTGACCTACAAGAAGCTGACCGGCGCTCCGGCGACCGTGACGCCGGCCGAGCAGGCCCGGTGGGCTGCCGAAGCCCGCTCACTCGGCCGGCAGGCCGCCAAGACCAGATCCAACCCGGCCGTCGAGGCCCACCTGGACCGCCTACGGACCGGCGCGCAACGCTGA
- a CDS encoding NAD-dependent protein deacetylase yields MRSRPTLTWSPGPDVLSLAPGTTDVAPVADVLRDGCVVVLSGAGISTESGIPDYRGVTGSLRTHTPMTYGDFVGSESGRQRYWARSHLGWRTIARADPNAGHRAVATLQAGGYVDGVITQNVDGLHGAAGARDVIELHGNLDRVICLDCRQTTAREELDRRLQAANPAFEGEATRINPDGDVELPEEVVRTFHLVGCTNCGSRLLKPDVVFFGENVPKPRVERCYRLIDDARAILVLGSSLTVMSGFRFVRYAAKAAKPVLIINQGHTRGDLYAAVRVNLPLGEALTSLTDALGR; encoded by the coding sequence GTGCGTTCCCGTCCCACGCTTACCTGGTCTCCCGGGCCAGATGTGCTCTCACTGGCTCCCGGTACGACGGATGTCGCGCCCGTGGCCGACGTACTGCGCGACGGGTGCGTGGTGGTGCTGAGTGGCGCCGGGATCTCGACCGAGTCGGGAATCCCGGACTATCGCGGGGTGACGGGGAGTCTGAGGACCCATACGCCGATGACGTACGGCGACTTCGTGGGAAGCGAGTCGGGGCGGCAGCGGTACTGGGCCCGAAGTCACCTCGGGTGGCGGACGATCGCCCGAGCCGACCCGAACGCCGGGCATCGCGCGGTCGCGACGCTGCAGGCTGGTGGGTACGTCGACGGCGTCATCACCCAGAACGTCGACGGGTTGCACGGCGCGGCCGGTGCGCGGGACGTCATCGAGTTGCACGGCAATCTCGATCGCGTGATCTGCCTCGACTGCCGGCAGACGACCGCGCGCGAAGAACTGGATCGCCGCCTTCAGGCGGCCAACCCGGCCTTCGAGGGCGAGGCGACCAGGATCAACCCCGACGGCGACGTCGAACTGCCCGAGGAGGTCGTCAGAACCTTCCACCTCGTCGGCTGCACGAACTGCGGGTCGCGGCTGCTGAAGCCCGACGTCGTCTTCTTCGGCGAGAACGTCCCGAAGCCTCGCGTCGAGCGCTGCTACCGCCTGATCGACGACGCCCGCGCGATCCTTGTTCTTGGTTCCTCCCTGACGGTCATGTCCGGCTTCCGCTTCGTCCGGTACGCCGCGAAGGCCGCCAAGCCGGTGCTGATCATCAACCAGGGCCACACCCGAGGCGACCTGTACGCCGCTGTCCGGGTGAACCTCCCACTGGGCGAAGCGCTGACCAGCCTGACGGACGCCCTCGGCCGCTGA
- a CDS encoding MFS transporter, whose product MFDRPESALRIVVRSRFYRSAFLSLLIAGIGTSAATPQLTLFLVKELGTPLPVAGLYYVTNLAAPVAGFLIGRWSDRSPERMLWFRLCAVVGTVGWLAMALADSVWLPFVISALALSVGGGAMAQLFAACRDELSRHPTKADNRVVAAIRMAFTVGWMLGPVLGSWFGGVFGLRALLVATAVCVFAQIIPFGRQRIERYADLTLRPHAESRRQIDHMMPLLVFTAVCVLAMTGDTIKFGYLPIYMADELHISDSMRGAVIGIQPLLELLMLPLVARLADRVGAMPVMTGGAVLGLAGNLAYATSTSVGMLFLGQALTAGLWACVGALGVSIAQQLYPEGVGTASGVFLSAIPVSSAIGGAIGGLGVAAIGLPHVFFVPAVLTTFATAAFVVLSLRARPVLPPRDA is encoded by the coding sequence ATGTTCGACCGGCCCGAGTCTGCGTTGCGCATCGTCGTCCGGTCGAGGTTCTACCGTTCGGCCTTCCTGTCGTTGCTGATCGCCGGGATCGGTACGTCGGCGGCGACGCCGCAGCTGACCTTGTTCCTGGTCAAGGAGCTCGGTACGCCGCTGCCGGTGGCCGGGCTGTACTACGTCACCAACCTGGCGGCGCCGGTCGCCGGGTTCCTGATCGGGCGGTGGTCGGACCGAAGCCCGGAGCGGATGCTCTGGTTCCGGCTGTGCGCGGTGGTCGGGACCGTCGGCTGGCTGGCGATGGCGCTCGCCGACTCCGTCTGGCTCCCGTTCGTCATCAGCGCGCTGGCCCTGAGTGTCGGCGGCGGCGCGATGGCGCAGCTGTTCGCGGCCTGCCGGGACGAGCTCAGCCGGCATCCGACGAAAGCCGACAACCGCGTCGTCGCGGCGATCCGGATGGCGTTCACCGTCGGCTGGATGCTCGGACCGGTGCTGGGCAGCTGGTTCGGTGGGGTCTTCGGCCTGCGCGCGCTGCTGGTCGCGACCGCAGTCTGTGTCTTCGCGCAGATCATCCCGTTCGGCCGCCAGCGGATCGAGCGGTACGCCGACCTGACGCTGCGCCCGCACGCCGAGAGCCGCCGCCAGATCGACCACATGATGCCGCTGCTGGTCTTTACCGCCGTCTGCGTGCTGGCGATGACCGGTGACACGATCAAGTTCGGCTACCTGCCGATCTACATGGCCGACGAACTCCACATCTCCGACTCGATGCGGGGCGCGGTGATCGGGATCCAGCCGCTGCTCGAACTGCTGATGCTGCCCCTGGTCGCCCGGCTGGCCGATCGCGTCGGCGCGATGCCGGTGATGACCGGCGGCGCCGTCCTGGGTCTGGCCGGAAACCTCGCCTACGCGACCAGTACGTCGGTCGGCATGCTCTTCCTCGGTCAAGCGCTGACCGCCGGCCTCTGGGCCTGCGTCGGCGCCCTCGGCGTCTCCATCGCCCAGCAGCTCTACCCCGAAGGCGTCGGTACGGCGTCCGGCGTCTTCCTCAGCGCGATCCCGGTCAGCTCAGCCATCGGGGGCGCGATCGGCGGCCTCGGCGTCGCCGCGATCGGCCTCCCCCACGTGTTCTTCGTGCCGGCCGTGCTGACCACCTTCGCCACCGCGGCCTTCGTCGTCCTCAGCCTTCGCGCGCGACCGGTGCTTCCACCTCGAGACGCCTGA
- a CDS encoding aspartate aminotransferase family protein has protein sequence MTIWTDIDRHLIRYAGPGKFSPAIIDRAAGSFLFTEDGRKILDFTSGQMSAILGHSHPEIVATVQRQIGTLDHLFSGMLSRPVVDLARRLADTLPDPLEKVLLLTTGAESNEAAIRMAKLVTGKHEIVSFARSWHGMTHAAASATYSAGRKGYGPSSPGNFAIPAPNTFRPDFTTADGELDWRKQLDFGFELIDAQSVGSLAACIVEPILSSGGVLEPPVGYLQALQEKCRERGMLLILDEAQTGLCRTGNWYAFERDGVVPDILTLSKTLGAGLPISAVITSAEIEAAAHERGYLFFTTHVSDPLVAAVGNTVLDVLTRERLDERSAKLGLFLRQGLEALAEKHSVVGDVRGRGLLAGLELVAEQAGELDAKVTQRCLELGLHMNIVQLPAMGGVFRIAPPLTASEEELSLGLEILDQALTDVSSAGS, from the coding sequence ATGACGATCTGGACCGACATCGACCGGCACCTCATCCGCTACGCGGGCCCGGGCAAGTTCAGCCCCGCCATCATCGACCGCGCGGCCGGCAGCTTCCTGTTCACCGAGGACGGCCGGAAGATCCTCGACTTCACCTCCGGCCAGATGAGCGCGATCCTCGGGCACTCGCACCCGGAGATCGTCGCCACCGTGCAGCGCCAGATCGGCACCCTCGACCACCTCTTCAGCGGGATGCTGAGCCGCCCGGTCGTCGACCTCGCCCGCCGGCTGGCGGACACCCTGCCCGATCCGCTGGAGAAGGTGCTGCTGCTGACCACTGGGGCCGAGTCGAACGAAGCCGCGATCCGGATGGCCAAGCTGGTCACCGGCAAGCACGAGATCGTCTCGTTCGCGCGCTCCTGGCACGGTATGACGCACGCCGCCGCCAGCGCGACGTACAGCGCCGGGCGCAAGGGGTACGGACCGTCCTCGCCGGGCAACTTCGCCATTCCCGCGCCCAACACCTTCCGCCCGGACTTCACCACGGCGGACGGCGAACTCGACTGGCGCAAGCAACTGGACTTCGGTTTCGAGCTCATCGACGCGCAGTCGGTCGGCAGCCTGGCCGCCTGCATCGTCGAGCCGATCCTGAGCTCGGGCGGCGTTCTCGAACCTCCCGTGGGCTATCTCCAGGCGCTGCAGGAGAAGTGCCGCGAGCGGGGAATGCTGCTGATCCTCGACGAGGCGCAGACCGGCCTGTGCCGGACCGGGAACTGGTACGCCTTCGAGCGCGACGGCGTCGTACCGGACATCCTGACGCTCTCCAAGACGCTCGGTGCCGGTCTCCCGATCTCCGCCGTCATCACCAGCGCCGAGATCGAGGCCGCCGCCCACGAGCGTGGCTACCTCTTCTTCACCACCCACGTCTCGGACCCGCTGGTCGCGGCGGTCGGCAACACCGTGCTCGATGTCCTCACCCGCGAGCGCCTCGACGAGCGGTCGGCCAAACTCGGGCTGTTCCTCCGCCAAGGCCTCGAGGCACTGGCGGAGAAACACTCCGTCGTCGGCGATGTCCGCGGCCGCGGCCTGCTGGCCGGCCTCGAACTGGTCGCGGAACAGGCCGGCGAACTCGACGCGAAGGTCACCCAGCGCTGCCTCGAACTCGGCCTGCACATGAACATCGTCCAGCTGCCCGCCATGGGCGGGGTCTTCCGGATCGCGCCACCGCTGACCGCCAGTGAGGAGGAGCTCTCGCTCGGGCTGGAGATCCTCGACCAGGCGCTGACCGACGTCAGCTCAGCCGGATCCTGA
- a CDS encoding LysR family transcriptional regulator, which produces MTLNPWRLRLLNKLEAHGTIRAVATALDLSASSVSQQLALLETETRTKLLERTGRRVRLTPAGLILARRAAAILDHMDAVEAELRSFSTEPAGLVRLGAFQSAIHTLVTPAVIRLASTYPHLEIEVSELEPHESLPALRSGEVDLVITTTDFAEEPLGPDLDLVPLTSDLIVLVVPPDHPTAGLGAADLAAYADEPWAFDRPQSYMSNLTTRLCRQAGFEPRVVGRFSNYSTLLRHVEAGLSIAMLPSLAVDPRYEVATRPLVVPVSRAITAAVRRGTPPRPAVLAVLAALT; this is translated from the coding sequence ATGACGCTCAACCCGTGGCGGCTTCGGCTGCTGAACAAGCTCGAGGCCCACGGCACGATCCGGGCCGTCGCCACCGCCCTCGACCTGAGCGCCTCGAGTGTGTCCCAGCAACTCGCGCTGCTCGAGACGGAGACGCGGACCAAACTCCTCGAGCGGACCGGCCGCCGCGTCCGGCTCACCCCCGCCGGCCTGATCCTGGCCCGCCGGGCCGCGGCGATCCTCGACCACATGGACGCGGTCGAGGCCGAGCTCCGCAGCTTCAGCACCGAACCGGCCGGGCTGGTGCGGCTCGGTGCCTTCCAGAGCGCGATCCACACCCTGGTCACGCCGGCGGTGATCCGGCTGGCGTCGACGTACCCGCATCTGGAGATCGAGGTGTCGGAGCTGGAGCCGCACGAAAGCCTGCCGGCACTGCGGAGTGGCGAGGTGGACCTCGTCATCACCACCACGGACTTCGCCGAGGAACCGCTGGGACCTGACCTCGATCTCGTCCCGCTGACCAGCGACCTGATCGTGCTGGTCGTCCCACCTGATCATCCGACCGCCGGGCTCGGCGCCGCCGACCTCGCGGCGTACGCGGACGAGCCGTGGGCCTTCGACCGGCCGCAGTCCTACATGTCCAACCTGACCACCCGTCTCTGCCGCCAGGCCGGTTTCGAACCCAGGGTGGTCGGGCGCTTCAGCAACTACTCGACGCTTCTTCGCCATGTCGAGGCGGGATTGTCGATCGCGATGCTGCCGAGTCTCGCGGTGGATCCGCGGTACGAGGTCGCCACCAGGCCGCTCGTCGTACCGGTCTCTCGCGCCATCACCGCGGCTGTGCGTCGAGGTACGCCGCCGCGTCCTGCCGTCCTGGCCGTGCTCGCTGCCCTCACTTGA